In the genome of Enterococcus hirae ATCC 9790, one region contains:
- a CDS encoding SWIM zinc finger family protein, whose protein sequence is MNNWKEYFLETTIDLGYSYFIGEQVKNFKVKQKQITANITSNENYHAIIDLVDHFYLEKMVCSCPCLSNDHCPHLVAVLFEYNKYLQKKDANNSAYLVSYAEDSQIRPFLKMILKENDHLAKRFQQYIYSDASFDINKYQAYYEKQSASSLKKEPADKKRGLKKKKQILSVKQMEYLNYSKQKIQHTIQENWHSPTIRTQYVNYLLKNRIYKEAEKVLQESLLLDRQSPDLVQLHRYSLKKLYYKLGKKEEYINQVFKLLIENDALDMNLVHQLKKTCSKDEWISLRNRLFQELHNHQDIGLLYSQEKCYDLLLNRVLETSGIKEANRYFNILKKQTPEALLQKYEYELRKIAHTMTTRNHYHKLVRYIEEMATLPNSMISVQLLIKELKEKYPRKKAMIQELKLLEKKCNYLLCQRYLRVILSFLPKTEKNALNFNNKKKFSKKLPLRVWDKKGLPRLF, encoded by the coding sequence GTGAACAACTGGAAAGAATATTTTTTAGAAACTACAATAGATTTAGGATACTCCTATTTTATTGGGGAACAGGTAAAAAACTTTAAGGTTAAGCAAAAACAGATTACTGCCAACATTACTAGTAATGAAAACTATCATGCAATCATTGACCTCGTTGACCACTTTTATTTAGAAAAAATGGTTTGTAGCTGCCCCTGCTTATCGAACGATCATTGTCCCCATTTAGTAGCCGTTTTATTCGAATACAATAAATACTTACAAAAGAAAGATGCAAATAACAGCGCATATTTGGTTTCCTACGCGGAAGATTCACAAATCCGTCCTTTTTTAAAGATGATTTTAAAGGAAAATGACCACTTAGCAAAACGTTTTCAACAATATATTTATTCAGATGCTTCTTTTGATATCAATAAATATCAAGCATACTATGAGAAACAATCTGCTTCCTCGTTGAAGAAAGAACCCGCAGACAAAAAAAGAGGATTGAAAAAAAAGAAACAAATTTTATCTGTTAAACAAATGGAGTACTTAAACTATTCCAAGCAAAAAATTCAACATACTATCCAAGAAAACTGGCACTCCCCTACTATCAGGACACAATATGTTAATTACTTACTTAAAAACAGAATATACAAAGAAGCAGAAAAAGTACTACAGGAGAGTCTGCTTTTGGATCGTCAATCTCCTGATCTCGTTCAACTTCATCGTTATTCTCTAAAAAAACTCTATTATAAATTAGGAAAAAAAGAAGAATACATAAATCAAGTTTTTAAGTTATTGATTGAGAATGATGCATTAGATATGAATCTAGTTCACCAATTGAAAAAAACTTGTTCAAAAGACGAATGGATATCGTTGCGAAACCGTTTGTTCCAAGAATTACATAATCATCAAGACATTGGCTTACTTTATTCACAGGAAAAATGCTATGATCTATTATTGAATCGTGTGTTAGAGACCTCTGGAATCAAAGAAGCTAATCGTTATTTCAATATTTTAAAAAAACAGACTCCCGAAGCACTATTACAGAAATATGAATATGAATTGCGGAAAATAGCCCACACTATGACTACTCGGAATCATTATCATAAACTGGTGAGATATATTGAAGAAATGGCTACTTTACCAAACAGCATGATCTCGGTTCAATTGTTGATCAAAGAATTAAAAGAAAAATACCCGCGAAAAAAAGCAATGATCCAAGAATTAAAATTACTCGAAAAAAAATGTAACTATTTATTATGCCAACGTTATTTACGAGTGATCCTGAGTTTTTTGCCAAAGACAGAAAAAAATGCTTTAAACTTCAATAATAAGAAGAAGTTTTCAAAAAAATTACCGTTAAGAGTCTGGGACAAAAAAGGACTTCCCAGACTCTTTTAG
- a CDS encoding Rrf2 family transcriptional regulator: MKYSLQLSDAIHILAYIAIFQDSDMLSSEMIAKSIETSAANVRKIMSRLKKANLIITQVGKAAPSLARSPEKISLLDIYKSIEGNTNLIQVDPKTNPNCIVGANIQETLTASYTQLQAKVEEEMSHITLDSLLHKIAVLEIEKRPHNHERIKKFL; the protein is encoded by the coding sequence ATGAAATATTCTTTACAATTGAGCGATGCGATCCACATCTTAGCCTACATAGCAATTTTTCAAGATAGCGATATGTTATCTAGTGAGATGATTGCGAAAAGTATTGAAACCAGTGCAGCTAATGTCCGTAAAATCATGAGCCGACTAAAAAAAGCGAATTTGATTATTACGCAAGTCGGAAAAGCTGCACCTTCTTTAGCTCGTTCTCCTGAAAAAATTTCACTTTTAGATATTTATAAAAGTATTGAAGGAAATACTAATCTCATTCAAGTGGATCCGAAAACAAACCCAAATTGTATCGTTGGTGCGAATATTCAAGAAACATTGACGGCAAGCTATACCCAACTCCAAGCAAAAGTAGAGGAAGAAATGTCACATATCACGTTAGACTCTTTGCTACACAAAATTGCTGTATTAGAAATTGAAAAACGCCCTCACAATCACGAAAGAATAAAAAAATTTCTTTAA
- a CDS encoding SDR family oxidoreductase: protein MNYLITGATGGFGNYAMEYLKQLVPQENIYVLARNEEKGKTLEEKGWNVRFGDYADYSSMKNALQGIDRLLFVSGAPGNRQAEHENVVKAAKATGVSYIAYTSFADADHSTSILAPDHQFTEKVIADSGIAHTFLRNNWYLENEWPLIELALKNGRFIYSAGEGKTGWALKREYAEVAAKALANLNFPEVLELSGQPITYEELAKELKEVTGKPIDIVATNDHEFIKNLEEAGYPESAAQMFAAIQKDIKNNQLDVSSKDFEQALGHPLVSLKDGLEELLNQ, encoded by the coding sequence ATGAATTATCTCATTACTGGAGCAACTGGTGGTTTTGGTAACTATGCTATGGAGTACTTAAAACAGCTCGTTCCTCAGGAAAATATCTATGTGTTGGCGCGGAATGAAGAAAAGGGGAAAACACTTGAAGAAAAGGGTTGGAATGTCCGTTTCGGAGATTATGCTGATTATTCTTCTATGAAAAATGCCTTACAGGGAATTGATCGCTTGTTGTTTGTGTCTGGTGCACCTGGTAATCGGCAAGCTGAGCATGAAAATGTTGTGAAGGCCGCAAAAGCAACTGGTGTTTCTTACATTGCTTATACTAGTTTTGCTGATGCCGATCACTCGACCAGTATTCTAGCGCCAGATCATCAGTTTACAGAGAAAGTAATTGCTGATTCTGGAATCGCACATACTTTTTTACGTAATAATTGGTACTTAGAAAATGAATGGCCACTCATTGAACTTGCCTTAAAGAATGGGCGCTTTATTTATTCAGCAGGTGAAGGCAAAACTGGCTGGGCATTAAAACGAGAATATGCCGAAGTTGCAGCAAAAGCACTAGCAAACTTGAACTTTCCAGAAGTTCTTGAATTATCGGGTCAACCGATCACGTATGAAGAACTAGCTAAAGAATTAAAAGAAGTGACAGGCAAACCTATTGATATCGTGGCTACCAATGACCATGAGTTCATCAAAAATTTAGAGGAGGCTGGTTATCCTGAATCTGCTGCACAAATGTTTGCAGCTATTCAAAAAGATATCAAGAATAATCAACTCGATGTTTCCTCAAAAGATTTTGAACAAGCTTTGGGACATCCACTTGTCTCTTTAAAAGATGGACTAGAAGAATTGTTGAATCAATAG
- a CDS encoding DUF2798 domain-containing protein has translation MPTNKKEGIIFTSLMCFLMVLGMSVYNLWLHGDLYFSNLLIGLVPGFIVAFILDVFIVGVIAKKIAFKLPVNSESKFQMIVTISCLMVLGMVTCMSLFGVVIEQGIPDQLFSAYLTAWKMNVIVALPLQLLIVGPISRLVLSTIQN, from the coding sequence TTGCCTACAAACAAAAAAGAAGGAATTATTTTTACATCACTAATGTGTTTTCTCATGGTCTTAGGAATGAGTGTGTATAATCTCTGGCTTCATGGGGATTTATATTTTTCAAATCTATTGATTGGTTTAGTTCCAGGATTCATCGTGGCTTTTATTTTAGATGTCTTTATTGTTGGTGTGATTGCGAAAAAAATAGCTTTCAAGTTGCCAGTAAATTCAGAAAGTAAATTTCAAATGATCGTAACGATTTCTTGTCTGATGGTCCTAGGAATGGTTACCTGTATGTCGTTGTTTGGTGTTGTGATTGAGCAGGGAATACCTGACCAACTATTTTCAGCGTACCTTACCGCATGGAAAATGAATGTGATTGTTGCATTGCCTTTGCAATTACTAATCGTAGGTCCTATCTCTCGATTGGTATTAAGCACGATCCAAAACTAA
- a CDS encoding PadR family transcriptional regulator, translating into MNTLAYILLCVLLSKPRSGYELKQLITIFWEAHHSQIYTTLAKLDQKGYISVLEIEEHSQKKIYTLTNEGKAIVEEWIKEETPAPTQKDEFLAKLYAFSTLDKTTATGLLFTREQQLNKIMQKNQAKLADLSVNKKEEFGRYVVIQRRILLCQQELQWCTQVREMMQTFFD; encoded by the coding sequence ATGAATACTTTAGCCTATATCTTATTATGCGTTCTTTTGTCTAAACCTCGTTCCGGTTATGAACTAAAACAATTAATCACCATTTTCTGGGAAGCTCACCACAGTCAGATTTACACGACACTGGCTAAATTAGACCAGAAAGGTTATATTTCTGTCCTGGAAATCGAAGAACATTCGCAGAAAAAAATTTATACCCTTACCAATGAAGGAAAAGCGATCGTAGAAGAATGGATCAAAGAAGAGACCCCTGCTCCTACTCAAAAAGATGAATTTTTAGCCAAACTGTACGCTTTTTCTACCTTAGATAAAACAACAGCGACGGGTCTTTTATTTACAAGAGAACAACAATTAAACAAAATCATGCAAAAAAACCAAGCAAAACTAGCAGATCTTTCAGTAAATAAAAAAGAGGAATTTGGACGTTATGTCGTTATTCAACGAAGAATTTTACTTTGCCAGCAAGAACTACAATGGTGTACACAGGTTCGTGAAATGATGCAAACATTTTTTGATTAA